One Solanum pennellii chromosome 10, SPENNV200 genomic region harbors:
- the LOC114074336 gene encoding LOW QUALITY PROTEIN: uncharacterized protein LOC114074336 (The sequence of the model RefSeq protein was modified relative to this genomic sequence to represent the inferred CDS: substituted 2 bases at 2 genomic stop codons) codes for MLMEKFLRSKEYWSIVEIGISAPAEGEILTNTQTTEFEARKLKDLMAKNYLFQSIERLILETILCKEVSKDIWDSMKKKYQGTATVKRAQLQALRRDFATLQMKEGESVMSYCTXTIDISNKMXFHGEKMNDITIVEKILRSLTPKYDYVVCSIEESKDIDELSLDELQSSLLVHEQKMNRNSTSDEQALKASTCISSNCRGRGRGRGRGRGRGDRGNRDGGNKYGNGNFRANDDYDKVKGEFLTNPR; via the coding sequence ATGCTGATGGAAAAATTTTTAAGGTCAAAGGAGTATTGGTCAATTGTGGAGATTGGTATCAGTGCTCCGGCTGAAGGCGAAATCTTGACGAATACTCAAACAACGGAGTTTGAAGCAAGAAAGCTAAAAGACTTGATGGCGAAAAATTACCTTTTTCAGTCTATCGAACGTCTTAtcttagaaactattttatGCAAAGAAGTTTCTAAAGATATATGGGACtccatgaaaaagaaatatcaagGCACTGCTACAGTGAAGCGCGCACAACTTCAAGCCTTAAGAAGGGATTTTGCGACCTTGCAGATGAAGGAAGGAGAGTCTGTAATGAGTTACTGCACTTGAACAATAGATATTAGCAACAAAATGTGATTCCATGGCGAGAAGATGAACGATATCACAATTGTTGAAAAGATATTACGCTCTTTGACGCCGAAGTATGATTATGTCGTTTGCTCCATTGAGGAGTCCAAAGATATAGATGAGTTATCGCTTGACGAATTGCAAAGCTCTTTATTGGTACACGAGCAGAAGATGAATCGAAATTCAACTTCTGATGAGCAAGCCTTGAAGGCGTCTACTTGTATTTCTTCCAATTGTAGAGGAAGAGGTAGAGggagagggagagggagagggagaggAGATCGAGGCAATAGAGATGGAGGCAACAAATATGGCAATGGAAATTTTAGAGCCAATGATGACTACGACAAAGTGAAAGGAGAGTTTTTGACAAATCCAAGATAG
- the LOC107001477 gene encoding uncharacterized protein LOC107001477 has protein sequence MEDYKVTSTSMNQKEFFSKDDGTEKVDEAYYRSLIGCLMYLTATRPDILYALKFFLSRFIYCASDLHLREAKRIVRYIKGTINYGVKFHKCQKFRLNRFSNSDWGGALDMKSTSGFCFNLGSKAFS, from the coding sequence ATGGAAGATTACAAAGTTACGAGTACTTCAATGAATCAAAAGGAATTTTTTTCCAAAGATGATGGAACTGAAAAGGTGGATGAGGCATATTATAGAAGTCTTATTGGCTGCTTGATGTATTTGACTGCAACTAGGCCTGATATTCTGTATGcactgaaattttttttgtctcgGTTCATATATTGTGCAAGTGATTTACACTTGAGAGAAGCTAAAAGAATTGTCAGATACATTAAGGGAACTATCAACTATGGTGTTAAGTTTCACAAATGTCAGAAGTTTAGACTTAACAGATTCTCCAATAGTGATTGGGGTGGTGCACTTGATATGAAGAGTACTTCAGGTTTCTGTTTCAATCTTGGGTCGAAAGCTTTCTCTTAG